The following nucleotide sequence is from Paeniglutamicibacter kerguelensis.
ATGAGCAATCTCGAGACCGCACCCGAAGAACTTGTGTGCAGCGACCACCGCGCGTGCGCAGGCATCGAGCTGCTGGCCCCGCGGGACGTTCCGCTGGGCGGGCCTCGGGCCATGGATGTGCGCAGGACCCTGCCGCAGAAGCAGCGCAGCCTGATCGGCGCCTGGTGCTTCCTCGACCACTACGGGCCGGACCCCGTGGGCGCATCCGGCGGCATGCGCGTTCCGCGCCACCCGCACACCGGCCTGCAAACGGTCTCCTGGCTCTTCACCGGCGAAATCGAGCACCGCGACTCCGCGGGGCACCACGCCATGGTCCGTCCGGGCGAGGTCAACCTGATGACCGCGGGGCGGGGCATCAGCCACTCCGAATTCTCGACCCCCGACACCACGGTGCTGCACGGCGCCCAGTTGTGGATCGCGCTGCCGGACCGGGCCAGGCACACCGCGCCGACCTTCGTCCACCACCGCCCGGAGCCCATGGGAACCAACGACTGGACGGTGCGCGTGTTCCTTG
It contains:
- a CDS encoding pirin family protein, which codes for MSNLETAPEELVCSDHRACAGIELLAPRDVPLGGPRAMDVRRTLPQKQRSLIGAWCFLDHYGPDPVGASGGMRVPRHPHTGLQTVSWLFTGEIEHRDSAGHHAMVRPGEVNLMTAGRGISHSEFSTPDTTVLHGAQLWIALPDRARHTAPTFVHHRPEPMGTNDWTVRVFLGSLSVSADRGAEHYSASPVHTHTELVGAEILMEPGTRIKVALKAHHEHGILLDAGCLKVEADDVPVDHLAFLPAGFQTVTLTAGSKPVRALLIGGEPLHEQILMWWNFVGRTHEEVVKYREQWQAEIGAEPGDASARRFGAFPDGEPDPLPAPVLPTVRLRPRN